Genomic window (Salinibacterium sp. M195):
TGGCGCGAGGCAACGGAAGATTCGAAGTTGTGGCAGTTCCAGCCCACCGTCATCAACGGCTCTCTCGTCTCCGACTCGTTCTTGAGCTCAGACAATGCCGTCACCGGTGTTTTGGGGTGGCAAGACGTTAAGGTCGGTGACCCGGCGACAGATTTGCAGTGGTTGCTCGGCCCCCGCAACGACGCCATCATCGAATCCGCTTTCGGTGCCTACGCGGATGCCCGTGGTGCTGGCGATCGCCAGCTCAAGCAACGCGCCACCTTCTATGCAGAGCTCTCGGTGGTCAAATGGTTGCTTCACGGCACCGAAGTTCGCAGTACTGAAATTGTGGACGATGCTGTTGAGATGCTGACCACTCTGCTTGATGACATCCGCGATGACGTCATGAATCCGATCAGCACTAACACCATGCCCACCATGGCCGTTGACGAGGTCGAAGCTATGCTGCGCAACAAGAATCGCGTGGGCTAGCTACTCCTGCGAACGCGAACGCGACCGCGTGAGCCGACGCACCCTCTTGCGAGACGCCGGTGCTGGCAGGGCGTTCGCGTCGACAATAGTGATCGGCTCGGTGATGGCGCGCGACTGATGTTGCGGCACAATCGCCACCCAGCGGCCATTGCGGCGTGGCGCAACCTTGACGGTGAGCCGACCAGAACGTGCGAGCACAATCGCGATCGCAATCGCGACCGCGGCCGGAACTCCACCAGCGATCACGAACGCGATTTTGGCGCCCCACAATTCGGCGATGGAGCCCATCAGGGGACCGCCGATTGCTTGTCCACCCAAGATGACCATCACCCAGAACGCCATAACGCGACCGCGGATGACCAGGTTTGACGACAACTGCACCATCGTTTCGGCTGCCGTCATGAGCAGCAATCTGCTGAGTCCGACTCCGATGAGAACCCCGAGGAACAGCCCGTAGATGGGCACGATACCGGCGAGCATCATCATCACGCCATAGAGCACCGCACCAAAAATGATTGTGCGCAGCCGGAGACTGGACCGGCGTGCGGAGGCAAGGGCGCCGAGCAGCGCCCCGATCGCCGCGAGTGAGTTGTAGAGACCATAGCCGCTAGCTCCGGTGTCGTAGACAGTGTTCGCCATCGCCGCTAGCAACGTTGGCATGGGCATCCCAAAGACGGCGACGATAAAGACCATCACCATGGTCCAGAACAGCGTTGGCTTATTGCGGATGTACCGCATTGCCTCCCGGATCTGCCCCTTTGACTCTGGAGCGCGTGGGGCAATGAGCAATTCCTTCTTGCGCATCGAGGCGAGAATGATGACACCGATCACGACCGCCACAGCGTTGATTCCGATTGCCCACCCCGACCCCGCAGCCACGATGAGTGCGCCGCTGAGTGCAGGGCCCAAGAATGCTCCGGAGTGGAAAATTGACGCATTGAGGCTGATCGCATTGCGCAGATGCCGCGGCCCGACCAGCTCGTTGACAAAGACCGCTCGCGCGGGGTTATCGAAGACCTGGATGATGCCCATCAGCAACACCAGCAGGTAGACAAGCCAGAGTTCTGCAGCTCCGATAATGGTGATGATCGCCAGCGCCAGACTGAGGAGCCCGATGATGGATTGCGCGAGCATGAGTGTTGCGCGTTTGTCGAAACGGTCGGCGATAACTCCGGCATACGCGCCAAGAATAATGGTCGGAGTGAACTGGATAGCGATAGTCAGCCCCACCAGCGCGACATTGCCGGTGAGCTCGAGAACCAGCCAATCGACGGCAATGCGCTGTACCCACGCAGCGGTGTAGGCAATGAACTGGGCAATCACATAGAGCCGGTAGTTGTGCAGCCGAAGCGAGCTAAAGGTGTCGCGCCACAGAGGTCGCTGCATCACCGCCGAGATAGGCACTGTTGCCGGAGAAGTCTCAGATGTCATAGCCACAGATCTAACCGTATTGTCTTAGCGCTCATTCCAGTGCATAATCGAGCCTATAAATTCAATTACGTTTCGTAATGGAGTGTTGTGTTCGATCCTGTCCTGCTCAAGTCTTTCGTCGCCGTTGCCGACACCCTCAGCTTCACGGAAGCCGCTCGAAGCTTGAGCTTGAGCCAACCCACCATTAGCCAGCACGTGCGCAAACTCGAGGCTGCCGCCGGTCGAACTCTCGTCATGCGTGACACTCGCGCCGTCTCGCTCACCGACAATGGCGAGGCAATGCTCGGGTTCGCTCGAGCAATACTGGCCGCGGAAGACCAAGCCGTAAAGTACTTCACCGGTTCGGCGATGCGGGGTCGCCTTCGGTTCGGCTCGGCTGACGATCTGGCCCTCACCCAGCTCCCGGGGATCCTCCGTGACTTTCGTCAGCTGTACCCCCAGATCAACCTTGAGCTAACCGTCGCCCAGAGCGGAAACCTTGTTCGCCGCCTGCAAGCAGGTCAGCTCGATCTGATCTTCGTCAAACAAGATGCGGGCGCGGAAGGCGGCCGCCTCGTGCGACGCGATCGGATGGTGTGGCTCGGCCACAAAAGCATGACCCTAGAAGCCGGAGCTCCGGTTCCGTTGATCGCCTATCAAGCTCCGAGTTTGGGTCGTGAGTTCGCCATGCGAGCGCTCGAAGCTGGCGGACGCACCTGGCGAATCACGTGCAATGTCAAAGAGGTCAATGGTGCTCTGGCTGCAGTACGGGCCGGAATCGGTATCGCGGTTTTCCCTCAGTCTTTGATCCCCGCCGATCTTGCCCAGGTTCCGGCATCGTTCGAGTTGCCAGAACTCGGCGACGTGGATTTCGTTCTCCTCGACAACCCGATGGCCGCTCGCGAACCTGTCGATGCGCTGAGCGCCGCAATCCTCAGCCGCCCGGTGCAGCGCCGCTCCTAGCTCGGCTCAGCCGCCAGAGTTCTCGGCTGCGAAGCTCGGTGCGGAGCCCACGGAACCGGCCCAGGCGTCGCGAAGCTCGCTCTCGGTAAAAATGCGCTGCGGACGAATCACTGTGTCATCGGCGACAAAATAGAACGCTGCGTCGATGTTCTCGGACGGGATGCCCTTCCACTGTGCGTAGGCAAGGCGATAGAGCGCGAGCTGCAGCTGCTTGGCCTCGAGGTCGGCCTCATCGCGCGGAGCCCGACCTGTCTTCC
Coding sequences:
- a CDS encoding MFS transporter, whose translation is MTSETSPATVPISAVMQRPLWRDTFSSLRLHNYRLYVIAQFIAYTAAWVQRIAVDWLVLELTGNVALVGLTIAIQFTPTIILGAYAGVIADRFDKRATLMLAQSIIGLLSLALAIITIIGAAELWLVYLLVLLMGIIQVFDNPARAVFVNELVGPRHLRNAISLNASIFHSGAFLGPALSGALIVAAGSGWAIGINAVAVVIGVIILASMRKKELLIAPRAPESKGQIREAMRYIRNKPTLFWTMVMVFIVAVFGMPMPTLLAAMANTVYDTGASGYGLYNSLAAIGALLGALASARRSSLRLRTIIFGAVLYGVMMMLAGIVPIYGLFLGVLIGVGLSRLLLMTAAETMVQLSSNLVIRGRVMAFWVMVILGGQAIGGPLMGSIAELWGAKIAFVIAGGVPAAVAIAIAIVLARSGRLTVKVAPRRNGRWVAIVPQHQSRAITEPITIVDANALPAPASRKRVRRLTRSRSRSQE
- a CDS encoding LysR family transcriptional regulator yields the protein MFDPVLLKSFVAVADTLSFTEAARSLSLSQPTISQHVRKLEAAAGRTLVMRDTRAVSLTDNGEAMLGFARAILAAEDQAVKYFTGSAMRGRLRFGSADDLALTQLPGILRDFRQLYPQINLELTVAQSGNLVRRLQAGQLDLIFVKQDAGAEGGRLVRRDRMVWLGHKSMTLEAGAPVPLIAYQAPSLGREFAMRALEAGGRTWRITCNVKEVNGALAAVRAGIGIAVFPQSLIPADLAQVPASFELPELGDVDFVLLDNPMAAREPVDALSAAILSRPVQRRS